From the Neoarius graeffei isolate fNeoGra1 chromosome 1, fNeoGra1.pri, whole genome shotgun sequence genome, one window contains:
- the wrap53 gene encoding telomerase Cajal body protein 1 isoform X2: protein MHVKQLIEGNLTEGHQGATNFRRETARGVSMSDPGTCSDAVSLGGTGQESEADGDPPHAAPPPPCIEEEAQSVTKQPPPVEGMEVDIGQPDACTEMRTGVHECQDTDGIPDRVFTELEEAGQRPGELTQRDEEWQENEETIAETEREKDGGGGDVQENTDTQPTEDQGQYLGLDFTQNPQTLTGSWAEYTHTPENYLKGCKWAPDGSCILSNSADNVLRVYNLPPELYSSSWDLLSEMSPVLRMSEGDTVYDYCWFPKMSSLDPDTCFIASSSRDNPVHIWDAFYGNLRATFRPYNHLDELTAAHSLCFSPDGSQLYCGFDKIVRVFYTERPGRDCEQRPTVVKKRGQSGIISCMAFSPSQPVYACGSYSRTVGLYSCEDGSLLALFPQRHHGGVTHLLFSPDGNHLYTGARKDPEILCWDLRDPGQVLFSLRRNVSTNQRIYFDLDPSGRYLVSGDTEGKMSVWDTLTAPPDGNEEVLRPVLQFQAHTDCTNGISLHPFMPLVASCSGQRQFPWPGDSDDSDSEEDRMMTSSDIREDNGLVLWWAGPLGSTNEQ from the exons ATGCATGTAAAACAACTGATAGAAGGAAATTTAACAGAAGGACATCAAGGTGCGACGAATTTTCGAAGAG AGACAGCGAGAGGTGTGAGCATGTCCGATCCTGGAACCTGCAGTGACGCCGTTAGTTTAGGAGGAACAGGACAGGAGTCAGAAGCTGATGGAGATCCACCCCATGCTGCACCTCCTCCACCCTGCATTGAAGAGGAGGCTCAATCTGTCACCAAACAGCCACCTCCTGTTGAAGGGATGGAGGTGGACATTGGTCAGCCTGATGCATGCACCGAGATGCGAACAGGAGTTCATGAGTGTCAGGACACTGATGGAATCCCAGACAGAG TGTTCACAGAGTTAGAGGAGGCTGGACAGAGGCCTGGAGAATTGACACAAAGAGATGAAGAGTGGCAAGAAAATGAAGAGACAATcgcagagactgagagagaaaaggatggaggaggaggagatgtGCAGGAAAACACTGACACACAGCCCACTGAGGATCAGGGTCAGTA CCTGGGCCTGGATTTCACTCAGAACCCCCAGACGCTGACAGGGTCCTGGGcagaatacacacacactccGGAGAACTACCTCAAAGGCTGCAAATG gGCTCCAGATGGTTCCTGTATCCTCTCGAACAGTGCAGATAATGTGCTGCGTGTGTATAATCTCCCACCCGAGCTCTACAGCAGCAGCTGGGATCTGCTCTCCGAGATG AGTCCAGTACTGAGGATGAGTGAAGGAGACACCGTCTATGACTACTGCTGGTTTCCAAAGATGAGCTCTTTGGATCCAGACACCTGCTT TATTGCCAGCAGTAGCCGGGACAACCCAGTCCACATATGGGACGCTTTCTATGGTAATCTCCGCGCAACCTTTCGACCCTACAATCACCTAGATGAGCTGACGGCGGCCCATTCATTGTGCTTCTCTCCAGATGGCTCGCAGCTCTACTGCGGATTTGATAAGATAGTCAGGGTGTTTTACACAGAACGCCCTGGCCGAGATTGTGAGCAGAGGCCTACTGTCG tgAAGAAACGGGGCCAGAGTGGTATCATCTCGTGCATGGCATTTAGTCCGTCTCAGCCAGTGTACGCTTGCGGTTCATATTCACGCACGGTGGGTCTATACTCATGTGAGGATGGCTCATTGTTGGCTCTGTTCCCCCAACGCCACCATGGTGGAGTCACACACTTGCTCTTCTCACCGGATGGCAACCACCTGTACACAGGCGCCCGCAAG GATCCAGAGATCTTGTGTTGGGATCTAAGAGATCCAGGTCAGGTTCTGTTCTCACTACGCAGAAATGTGAGCACTAACCAGCGCATTTACTTCGACTTAGATCC GTCTGGCCGGTACCTTGTGAGTGGAGACACAGAGGGCAAGATGTCAGTATGGGACACACTCACAGCGCCTCCTGATGGCAATGAAGAGGTGCTGAGGCCTGTGCTCCAGTTTCAGGCTCACACAGACTGCACTAATGGCATCAG TCTTCATCCTTTTATGCCATTAGTGGCATCCTGCAGCGGTCAGCGTCAGTTCCCATGGCCTGGAGACAGCGATGACTCAGACTCGGAGGAAGACAGGATGATGACATCCAGCGACATCAGAGAGGACAATGGGCTCGTGCTGTGGTGGGCAGGACCACTGGGTTCAACCAATGAACAGTAG
- the wrap53 gene encoding telomerase Cajal body protein 1 isoform X1 yields MHVKQLIEGNLTEGHQGATNFRRETARGVSMSDPGTCSDAVSLGGTGQESEADGDPPHAAPPPPCIEEEAQSVTKQPPPVEGMEVDIGQPDACTEMRTGVHECQDTDGIPDRELRVSEWVEHRMFTELEEAGQRPGELTQRDEEWQENEETIAETEREKDGGGGDVQENTDTQPTEDQGQYLGLDFTQNPQTLTGSWAEYTHTPENYLKGCKWAPDGSCILSNSADNVLRVYNLPPELYSSSWDLLSEMSPVLRMSEGDTVYDYCWFPKMSSLDPDTCFIASSSRDNPVHIWDAFYGNLRATFRPYNHLDELTAAHSLCFSPDGSQLYCGFDKIVRVFYTERPGRDCEQRPTVVKKRGQSGIISCMAFSPSQPVYACGSYSRTVGLYSCEDGSLLALFPQRHHGGVTHLLFSPDGNHLYTGARKDPEILCWDLRDPGQVLFSLRRNVSTNQRIYFDLDPSGRYLVSGDTEGKMSVWDTLTAPPDGNEEVLRPVLQFQAHTDCTNGISLHPFMPLVASCSGQRQFPWPGDSDDSDSEEDRMMTSSDIREDNGLVLWWAGPLGSTNEQ; encoded by the exons ATGCATGTAAAACAACTGATAGAAGGAAATTTAACAGAAGGACATCAAGGTGCGACGAATTTTCGAAGAG AGACAGCGAGAGGTGTGAGCATGTCCGATCCTGGAACCTGCAGTGACGCCGTTAGTTTAGGAGGAACAGGACAGGAGTCAGAAGCTGATGGAGATCCACCCCATGCTGCACCTCCTCCACCCTGCATTGAAGAGGAGGCTCAATCTGTCACCAAACAGCCACCTCCTGTTGAAGGGATGGAGGTGGACATTGGTCAGCCTGATGCATGCACCGAGATGCGAACAGGAGTTCATGAGTGTCAGGACACTGATGGAATCCCAGACAGAG aacttcgagtgagtgagtgggtggagcacagaa TGTTCACAGAGTTAGAGGAGGCTGGACAGAGGCCTGGAGAATTGACACAAAGAGATGAAGAGTGGCAAGAAAATGAAGAGACAATcgcagagactgagagagaaaaggatggaggaggaggagatgtGCAGGAAAACACTGACACACAGCCCACTGAGGATCAGGGTCAGTA CCTGGGCCTGGATTTCACTCAGAACCCCCAGACGCTGACAGGGTCCTGGGcagaatacacacacactccGGAGAACTACCTCAAAGGCTGCAAATG gGCTCCAGATGGTTCCTGTATCCTCTCGAACAGTGCAGATAATGTGCTGCGTGTGTATAATCTCCCACCCGAGCTCTACAGCAGCAGCTGGGATCTGCTCTCCGAGATG AGTCCAGTACTGAGGATGAGTGAAGGAGACACCGTCTATGACTACTGCTGGTTTCCAAAGATGAGCTCTTTGGATCCAGACACCTGCTT TATTGCCAGCAGTAGCCGGGACAACCCAGTCCACATATGGGACGCTTTCTATGGTAATCTCCGCGCAACCTTTCGACCCTACAATCACCTAGATGAGCTGACGGCGGCCCATTCATTGTGCTTCTCTCCAGATGGCTCGCAGCTCTACTGCGGATTTGATAAGATAGTCAGGGTGTTTTACACAGAACGCCCTGGCCGAGATTGTGAGCAGAGGCCTACTGTCG tgAAGAAACGGGGCCAGAGTGGTATCATCTCGTGCATGGCATTTAGTCCGTCTCAGCCAGTGTACGCTTGCGGTTCATATTCACGCACGGTGGGTCTATACTCATGTGAGGATGGCTCATTGTTGGCTCTGTTCCCCCAACGCCACCATGGTGGAGTCACACACTTGCTCTTCTCACCGGATGGCAACCACCTGTACACAGGCGCCCGCAAG GATCCAGAGATCTTGTGTTGGGATCTAAGAGATCCAGGTCAGGTTCTGTTCTCACTACGCAGAAATGTGAGCACTAACCAGCGCATTTACTTCGACTTAGATCC GTCTGGCCGGTACCTTGTGAGTGGAGACACAGAGGGCAAGATGTCAGTATGGGACACACTCACAGCGCCTCCTGATGGCAATGAAGAGGTGCTGAGGCCTGTGCTCCAGTTTCAGGCTCACACAGACTGCACTAATGGCATCAG TCTTCATCCTTTTATGCCATTAGTGGCATCCTGCAGCGGTCAGCGTCAGTTCCCATGGCCTGGAGACAGCGATGACTCAGACTCGGAGGAAGACAGGATGATGACATCCAGCGACATCAGAGAGGACAATGGGCTCGTGCTGTGGTGGGCAGGACCACTGGGTTCAACCAATGAACAGTAG